The following are from one region of the Lytechinus variegatus isolate NC3 chromosome 4, Lvar_3.0, whole genome shotgun sequence genome:
- the LOC121412890 gene encoding cell adhesion molecule 3-like, with protein sequence MEIRCWMPVLFLLCVITATRCQTTVDASSISMGEHPRDTVGVVGGIVTFRCVVRNKGEHSVYWFRHGAHKYLSRDRRIFHLADMAGFMNRISIQGNTGYGEFNLRISNVSLADNDQYSCMYFLGQQFVGMSEPASLTVYMPPTSKGPNCEMQPPNDARPGMKVTMVCTSTGSLPYTRLDWKNRVEILPGTLVQGPRPRALYEVRLTDMDNGATFTCEESSPALYQPRTCFLKPFLIQTNVTVIREPESISTGADVVVRCIAKAIPKQVNYTWAINNRNLTVTNDPRIKLEQNGRVLRIINVKAEDNGTLITCSANNVLNLEGSDYTSLTINSEQLQSVAQTGGSSKHIGIISGIVGTLAILIIVAILAVRKKRQMLQEKPRNVQRQPKHVSRLSGFSDCEYLDDQDFGGVAICNTPRDAIAEHLKENPEDKGPNDDGETAARVLLVAGPPPRPKPPKKLPIIKPVLPPISPVMPMRATPPPLSPSLPSNEMPASLPPVTESRHSPVKTFPAGRLPGMPGKYHAKGPLPRPPRPPTSPRHHRFQRNESDLLRC encoded by the coding sequence ATGGAGATTCGCTGTTGGATGCCTGTTTTATTCCTGCTGTGCGTGATCACTGCGACGAGATGCCAGACTACTGTGGATGCTTCTTCTATCTCCATGGGGGAGCATCCCCGTGATACCGTAGGAGTGGTAGGGGGTATTGTAACGTTCAGATGCGTGGTGCGCAATAAAGGTGAGCATTCGGTCTACTGGTTCCGACATGGTGCCCATAAATACCTCAGTAGGGACCGTCGCATCTTTCACCTCGCCGACATGGCAGGATTCATGAATCGGATTTCCATCCAAGGCAATACGGGGTACGGTGAGTTCAATCTCCGAATTTCCAACGTCTCACTTGCCGACAATGACCAGTACAGCTGCATGTATTTTCTTGGGCAGCAGTTTGTGGGGATGTCGGAACCGGCTTCCTTGACGGTTTATATGCCACCGACTTCTAAAGGACCGAACTGTGAGATGCAGCCACCCAACGATGCGCGGCCAGGGATGAAAGTGACAATGGTATGTACCTCGACAGGATCGCTACCGTATACCAGACTAGACTGGAAGAATCGTGTGGAGATTCTACCGGGTACCCTGGTACAAGGACCACGCCCCAGAGCGCTCTACGAAGTGAGATTAACAGATATGGATAACGGAGCTACCTTTACATGTGAGGAGTCGAGTCCTGCTTTGTACCAGCCGCGGACATGTTTCCTGAAGCCTTTCTTGATACAGACCAACGTCACTGTTATACGTGAACCTGAGAGCATCAGTACCGGAGCGGACGTGGTGGTCAGGTGCATTGCCAAAGCCATACCAAAACAGGTGAACTACACCTGGGCTATCAACAACCGAAACCTCACTGTCACTAACGACCCCAGGATCAAATTGGAACAGAATGGCAGAGTTCTCAGGATCATTAATGTCAAAGCAGAAGACAATGGAACCTTGATCACTTGTTCCGCGAATAACGTCTTGAATCTAGAAGGGTCGGACTACACCTCACTTACTATCAACAGCGAACAACTGCAGAGTGTTGCACAGACAGGAGGATCCTCAAAGCATATTGGTATAATCAGTGGTATCGTCGGCACCTTAGCCATTCTCATTATTGTCGCTATCCTTGCGGTGAGAAAGAAACGTCAGATGTTGCAGGAAAAACCTAGGAACGTCCAGCGCCAGCCTAAGCATGTGTCTCGACTGTCTGGGTTCTCTGATTGTGAGTACCTTGATGATCAGGACTTCGGAGGTGTGGCCATCTGTAACACTCCTCGAGATGCCATCGCGGAGCATCTGAAAGAGAACCCTGAGGACAAAGGTCCGAATGATGATGGCGAGACAGCAGCGAGGGTTCTTCTAGTGGCTGGTCCACCACCTAGGCCAAAACCACCCAAAAAGCTGCCCATCATCAAACCGGTTCTACCTCCAATATCCCCTGTTATGCCAATGCGTGCGACTCCTCCTCCCCTTTCCCCTTCGTTGCCTAGCAACGAGATGCCAGCATCCCTTCCCCCAGTGACTGAATCCCGTCATAGTCCCGTGAAGACTTTTCCCGCGGGTAGGCTCCCGGGAATGCCGGGTAAATACCACGCTAAGGGTCCCTTACCACGCCCTCCCAGACCCCCAACCTCACCCAGGCACCATCGTTTTCAAAGGAATGAATCAGATCTCCTCAGGTGTTAA